The following is a genomic window from Burkholderia oklahomensis C6786.
TGAAGCGGGCCGTGGCGCTGTTCAAGCGCTGGTTGACCCAGCAATCGGCGCCGAACGAGCTATTGATCAGCGCCTGAGCCTCGGCATCCGCTGCGCATGCACTGCACGCATGCGCGGATGCAAATATTTCGTTTCGCTTGCCGCCCCGCCTCCTCTAGCATCGGACCTGAATTTTCCCTGACACGCCGAGCGCCTTCCACGGCCCAGTGCCCGAAGCGCGACCGGCGCGGGAATGAACCTGACCCGCGACGCATCTGATAGGAATCCTTATCATGAGTGGAGCCCTTCTGTCCGGCCTGCCGCAGCGTGCGCAACCCGCACGCGGCTGGCGCACCGTCTGGGCCGCGGCGCTGGGCAACGCGTTCGAATGGTTCGATTTCACGCTCTACGGCTTCTTCGCGCCGGTGATCGCCACGCTGCTGTTTCCGGCCGCGGACCGGCTGACCGCGCTGCTGATGGCGGTGGTCACGTTCGGCGTCGGCTTCGTGATGCGTCCGGTGGGCGGCATCGTGCTCGGCATCTTCGCCGATCGGCACGGCCGTCGCCCGGCGCTGGCGCTGACCGCACTGCTGATGGCGCTCGGCACGAGCCTGATCGCCTGCGTGCCGACCCATGCGCAGATCGGCGCCTGGGCGCCCGCGATCGTGGTGCTGGCGCGCCTGCTGCAAGGCTTCTCGGCCGGCGGCGAAATGGGCGGCGCCACCGCCTACCTGACCGAGATCGCGCCGCTTGGCCAGCGCGCCTACTATGCGAGCTGGATCCAGTCCGGCGTGGGCTTCGCGATCCTCTGCGGCGCGCTGCTCGGCACGCTGATGACCACCGCGCTCGACACCGAGGCACTACACGCCTGGGGTTGGCGCGTTCCGTTCCTGGCGGGCATGCTGATCGGCCCGATCGGTTATGCGATCCGCAGCCGACTCGACGAGACACCGGCGTTCGCGGCCGTCGCGGCGCGCGGGCCCCGCCGCTCGCCGCTTGCCGAGGTGGCGC
Proteins encoded in this region:
- a CDS encoding MFS transporter; translated protein: MSGALLSGLPQRAQPARGWRTVWAAALGNAFEWFDFTLYGFFAPVIATLLFPAADRLTALLMAVVTFGVGFVMRPVGGIVLGIFADRHGRRPALALTALLMALGTSLIACVPTHAQIGAWAPAIVVLARLLQGFSAGGEMGGATAYLTEIAPLGQRAYYASWIQSGVGFAILCGALLGTLMTTALDTEALHAWGWRVPFLAGMLIGPIGYAIRSRLDETPAFAAVAARGPRRSPLAEVAHGYRRETLVGIALVFLWTVCTYVLLFYMPTYTTQVLGLAPRAGFVACIAGGATLMAAAPLAGRLADRHGGKWLMAGAAAAILVLAYPMFAFIHRVPTVAALVGFQLTFGLLIAGYTGPILAEFTRLFPTAVLSTGLSLAYNLAVMLFGGFAPFFITWLTHALDNALAPAFYVMAAAFVSLIGTLLLRAPAPQAAPLARTTRTARTGGRPWH